From Sporocytophaga myxococcoides, the proteins below share one genomic window:
- a CDS encoding chromate transporter, which yields MEENKNIVSYSLKDLVLYFLKLGTIGFGGPVALVGYMHRDLVDKYKWISEDDYREGMALSQLAPGPLAAQMSIYLGYVHYKFVGATLVGLAFVLPSFLMVLALGFAYAEFGGFPAMQAIFYGVGAAVIGIITLSSYKLTTKSIGSDKLLWGIFVVLAVFTFLLEEENMWLIIASGVLVWFMKAPPNFMMAKSFRMIVPPLLLSLPLVDTDNNRLWQITLFFTKAGAFVFGSGLAIVPFLYGGTVKEYQWLTEQQFLDAVAVAMITPGPVVITVGFIGYLAAGIWGACAAAAATFLPCYIFTVLPAPYFKKFGKHPAIKAFVDGVTAAAIGAIAGSVMVIGKRTLVDIPTILIALSTGIVLFKFKKIQEPIIIIAMAAVGLLLKLVLNF from the coding sequence ATGGAAGAAAATAAAAACATTGTCTCTTATTCCCTTAAGGATCTGGTACTGTATTTCCTTAAGCTTGGAACTATTGGATTTGGTGGTCCTGTGGCCCTTGTGGGATACATGCATCGCGATCTTGTAGACAAATATAAATGGATATCTGAAGATGATTATCGGGAAGGGATGGCTTTGTCTCAGCTTGCTCCGGGACCTTTGGCTGCACAGATGTCCATATATCTAGGATATGTTCATTATAAATTTGTAGGCGCGACTTTAGTAGGACTGGCTTTTGTATTACCTTCATTTCTGATGGTTCTTGCCCTTGGATTTGCTTATGCCGAGTTTGGTGGGTTTCCGGCGATGCAGGCAATATTCTATGGAGTAGGAGCTGCGGTAATAGGTATAATAACTTTAAGTAGTTATAAACTTACAACTAAAAGTATTGGAAGTGATAAGCTGCTCTGGGGAATATTTGTAGTTCTAGCCGTGTTTACCTTTTTACTCGAAGAAGAGAATATGTGGCTGATAATTGCATCAGGGGTTCTTGTCTGGTTTATGAAAGCACCACCGAATTTTATGATGGCTAAGAGTTTTAGAATGATTGTTCCACCGCTATTGTTAAGTCTCCCATTAGTTGATACTGATAATAACAGATTGTGGCAGATCACCCTCTTCTTTACTAAAGCGGGAGCTTTTGTTTTTGGAAGTGGTTTGGCTATTGTTCCTTTTCTATACGGAGGAACTGTTAAAGAATATCAATGGCTTACCGAACAGCAGTTTTTGGATGCAGTTGCTGTTGCCATGATTACCCCAGGGCCGGTAGTAATCACTGTTGGTTTTATCGGATATCTTGCAGCTGGTATATGGGGAGCATGCGCTGCTGCTGCCGCTACTTTCTTACCATGTTACATTTTTACTGTTCTGCCCGCACCATATTTTAAAAAGTTTGGTAAGCATCCTGCTATCAAAGCATTTGTGGATGGAGTTACTGCGGCCGCCATTGGAGCAATAGCCGGGTCTGTTATGGTAATAGGCAAGAGGACACTGGTGGATATACCAACTATACTGATCGCTTTATCTACAGGTATTGTATTGTTTAAATTTAAAAAGATTCAGGAACCAATCATTATTATTGCAATGGCAGCAGTTGGACTTTTATTAAAACTTGTATTGAATTTTTAA
- a CDS encoding chromate resistance protein ChrB domain-containing protein — translation MKWITRERPKIDRIACPWLISRFIDDSPEFIFVPTNQVIEKASELNAIPYDIPGVEYTHEGDKCTFDYFLKKHGIHDNALFRLALIVRAADTDRYDLAPQASGLFAISAGLSYNFKNDYEMLKQGMIIYDALYSWCKHVSEETHGWEFKGV, via the coding sequence ATGAAGTGGATAACAAGAGAACGCCCCAAAATAGATAGGATTGCTTGTCCCTGGCTGATCAGCAGGTTTATTGATGATTCGCCGGAATTTATATTCGTTCCAACAAATCAGGTAATTGAAAAAGCAAGTGAACTTAATGCTATTCCCTATGATATTCCCGGAGTTGAATATACACATGAAGGAGACAAATGTACATTTGATTATTTTTTGAAGAAACATGGAATTCATGATAATGCCCTATTTAGACTCGCATTGATAGTTAGAGCCGCTGATACGGATCGCTATGATCTGGCACCCCAAGCTTCAGGACTATTTGCAATATCAGCAGGTTTATCATATAATTTTAAGAATGATTATGAAATGTTAAAGCAGGGAATGATTATTTACGATGCCTTGTATAGCTGGTGCAAACATGTAAGTGAAGAAACACACGGGTGGGAATTTAAAGGAGTTTAA
- a CDS encoding DUF7793 family protein, which produces MKTVFYGQNIYKEIILRTENAKKNINDRIKFQNGTVYPAISDIRKIKYINKEANEYLSREGNTLVQFESHVNEILGNFYLKLSQPPLPTKLFRNAEKAKT; this is translated from the coding sequence TTGAAGACGGTATTCTATGGGCAGAATATATATAAAGAGATTATTTTAAGGACTGAGAATGCAAAAAAAAATATCAATGACAGAATCAAATTTCAGAATGGTACTGTTTATCCTGCCATATCTGATATAAGAAAAATTAAGTATATCAATAAGGAAGCTAATGAATATCTGTCAAGAGAAGGCAATACCTTGGTGCAATTTGAATCTCATGTAAACGAAATATTGGGTAATTTTTATCTGAAACTAAGTCAACCTCCATTACCGACTAAACTATTCAGAAATGCGGAAAAAGCAAAGACATGA
- a CDS encoding T9SS type A sorting domain-containing protein, whose product MKPIYTIPLLLLLVSFQTWAQTTLNFSVTQKTSVLTLNAGTNKSITNGQQTVLGGSPSVSGGTSPYTYSWSPSQGLNQDNTANPAASPIGSTIYTMTVTDSKGCSNSKSVTVTVNGVPVGIFNGYASSINLYPNPTSSRLFITSDLIPGKELKLEVFNPQGISVYENLLYSSNGTLDATIDLPEDIKGLVMIKLSSNDLLVVRKIMVE is encoded by the coding sequence ATGAAACCAATCTACACGATACCATTACTTTTACTACTGGTATCCTTTCAAACGTGGGCACAGACTACACTAAATTTTTCTGTTACTCAAAAAACCAGTGTACTTACATTGAATGCCGGGACAAATAAATCGATCACCAACGGACAGCAGACCGTTCTTGGAGGATCGCCGAGTGTGAGTGGAGGTACGTCTCCTTACACTTACAGTTGGTCACCTTCACAGGGCTTAAACCAGGACAATACAGCAAATCCTGCTGCAAGCCCAATAGGCTCTACGATTTATACAATGACAGTAACTGACAGCAAGGGATGCAGTAATTCTAAAAGCGTAACGGTTACAGTAAATGGTGTTCCTGTTGGAATCTTTAATGGGTATGCATCTTCTATCAACTTATACCCTAATCCTACAAGCAGCAGACTTTTTATAACATCTGACCTTATTCCTGGAAAAGAGCTCAAACTAGAGGTATTCAATCCCCAGGGAATTTCTGTTTATGAAAATCTGCTCTATAGTTCTAATGGAACGCTGGATGCAACAATAGATCTTCCGGAAGATATTAAAGGTCTGGTCATGATTAAGCTTTCCAGCAATGATCTGCTGGTAGTTCGTAAAATAATGGTTGAATAA
- a CDS encoding nucleoside deaminase: MKKHEEYLQDAIDYAIDNVRLNDGKPFGALVVKHGEVIGVGMNDVLSTHDPTAHAEIQALRKASSKLNSEFLEGCVIYASGHPCPMCLAAIYIAGIRTVYYGSSLEQSALHGFGVSYLYSEIGKSNEQRRYPLQQLFLADAEKPFLIWKEVSNPSEFEP, translated from the coding sequence ATGAAAAAACATGAAGAATATTTACAGGACGCAATTGATTATGCTATAGATAATGTTCGTCTGAATGATGGGAAACCTTTCGGTGCTTTGGTAGTAAAACATGGAGAAGTTATTGGTGTAGGAATGAATGATGTACTGAGTACTCATGATCCTACGGCTCATGCAGAAATACAAGCCTTAAGGAAAGCTTCTTCAAAACTAAATTCTGAATTTCTGGAAGGATGTGTCATATATGCCAGCGGACACCCTTGTCCTATGTGTCTTGCTGCAATCTATATAGCAGGAATAAGAACGGTCTACTATGGTTCTTCCCTTGAGCAATCTGCATTACATGGTTTCGGTGTCAGTTATCTTTATTCTGAAATAGGAAAATCTAATGAACAAAGACGTTATCCCTTACAGCAATTATTTCTAGCTGATGCAGAAAAGCCTTTTCTGATATGGAAAGAGGTCAGTAATCCGTCAGAATTCGAACCCTGA
- a CDS encoding response regulator transcription factor → MKLLLVNFSDTDLPELKISHEFLHDGVSSILQASEKFMLYEYDCLVIKIDKIEVECYSWLRHLSENNRNEGLILLSSNDALENKLSAFELGVDDYLVLPMHPEEIIARIKSVTRRKKFQSNSKIYIGNIVIDLYARTVFVWDHPLKLTKTEYDILLHLHANKHRVVSKELLAEYLWGDDVDNLESFNILFAHIKNLRKKLVNSKSGVEIKNVYKVGYQIIEL, encoded by the coding sequence ATGAAACTCCTTTTAGTAAACTTTTCAGATACCGATTTACCTGAACTCAAGATCAGTCATGAATTTTTGCATGATGGTGTATCATCTATTCTGCAGGCATCTGAAAAGTTTATGCTTTATGAATATGATTGTCTTGTTATAAAAATTGATAAGATCGAAGTGGAATGCTATAGCTGGTTGAGACACCTTTCTGAAAATAACAGGAATGAAGGATTAATACTATTGTCATCCAATGATGCTCTGGAAAACAAGCTTTCGGCATTTGAACTGGGGGTAGACGATTATCTGGTACTTCCAATGCACCCAGAGGAAATTATTGCTAGGATAAAATCAGTTACACGGAGAAAAAAATTCCAGAGCAACTCAAAGATTTATATTGGTAACATAGTTATTGATCTTTACGCAAGAACTGTATTTGTTTGGGATCATCCATTAAAGCTGACCAAAACAGAATATGATATTTTACTTCATCTTCATGCCAATAAACATCGGGTGGTCTCTAAAGAACTTTTAGCAGAATACCTCTGGGGAGACGATGTGGATAATCTTGAATCTTTTAACATTCTGTTTGCTCACATTAAAAACCTGAGGAAAAAGCTGGTTAATTCCAAATCAGGTGTAGAAATTAAAAATGTATATAAAGTAGGTTATCAAATTATAGAATTATGA
- a CDS encoding DUF2490 domain-containing protein — translation MKQALFSFIIVYLFLSFEMQGQIPTKQTHEREQLWLGYFNQTRLSNHWGFWLDLHYRLTDHFVERPFQLLVRPALTYFVSDNFRLNLGYAFVEHYPGKGLNTIRPENRTWQQIWWRQKYIRFQTLQWIRLEERFNRKVVNDKLQSSTTFNFRLRYNLSLFVPLKGKDIVAKTPFFIIMDELFVNFGKNIVYNYFDQNRFFIGFGYQFTPHLNVHLGYMNVFQQEASGNKYISTNAVRLFVFHSLDFRKHDQ, via the coding sequence ATGAAACAAGCGCTTTTTTCTTTTATTATCGTTTATTTGTTTTTATCCTTTGAGATGCAAGGACAAATACCTACTAAGCAGACACATGAAAGGGAGCAGTTGTGGCTTGGATATTTTAACCAAACCAGATTGTCAAACCATTGGGGATTCTGGTTAGATCTTCATTACAGACTGACAGATCATTTCGTTGAAAGGCCTTTTCAGTTATTGGTCAGACCAGCATTAACTTATTTTGTCAGTGACAATTTCAGATTAAATCTGGGTTATGCTTTTGTTGAGCATTACCCTGGAAAAGGGCTTAATACTATACGTCCGGAAAACAGGACATGGCAGCAAATATGGTGGAGGCAGAAGTATATCAGGTTTCAGACATTGCAGTGGATAAGGCTTGAAGAGAGATTTAACAGAAAGGTTGTTAATGACAAGTTGCAAAGTTCGACGACATTCAACTTCAGATTAAGATATAATTTATCATTATTTGTTCCTCTTAAGGGCAAAGATATTGTAGCTAAAACCCCATTCTTTATAATTATGGATGAGCTGTTTGTAAACTTTGGAAAAAATATAGTATACAATTATTTTGATCAGAACAGATTTTTTATTGGTTTTGGATATCAGTTTACTCCACATCTCAATGTCCATTTAGGCTATATGAATGTCTTTCAACAAGAAGCTTCAGGAAATAAATATATCTCAACGAATGCAGTGCGGCTATTTGTGTTCCATTCATTGGATTTCAGAAAGCACGATCAATAA
- a CDS encoding DUF4345 domain-containing protein — translation MKKLKSVKIFLFVIGMIAVIIGASLLLSPIEFEASAGIHLDNEANILSEVRAPGGTLMAAGILIASGAFISGMTYISILLAALFYFAYGISRTISILLDGLPSDTLIIATVSEIMIGLISLYILFKFSKPQYQGD, via the coding sequence ATGAAAAAATTAAAATCAGTCAAAATTTTCTTGTTTGTCATAGGAATGATCGCGGTAATTATCGGTGCTTCTCTATTACTAAGTCCCATAGAATTTGAAGCTTCTGCAGGCATTCACCTTGACAACGAGGCAAATATCTTAAGTGAAGTAAGAGCTCCCGGTGGTACATTAATGGCTGCTGGAATACTGATCGCCTCAGGAGCTTTTATATCCGGTATGACATATATATCTATACTATTGGCAGCATTATTCTATTTTGCTTATGGCATATCCAGAACAATCAGCATCCTATTAGATGGATTACCTTCGGACACATTAATAATCGCGACAGTAAGTGAAATTATGATCGGGTTAATAAGTTTATACATATTATTTAAATTTTCAAAGCCACAATACCAAGGCGATTAA
- a CDS encoding Crp/Fnr family transcriptional regulator, with product MKKLLRDFITGLNKFEEDEIQFIVENTDVRAFQKGEIIQREGNVCDTCYFVLKGCIRQYQLADGEERTTAFFIEGEPAVLYSSYLEQAPSAYWLVCTEDCILITGTREQEYELHRKYPKLKYLVHTLMTQDYSKIEYRMNLLNHHKPEERYRILMKMQPELLNRVPLHQIASYIGVTPESFSRIRKRLMENDKSK from the coding sequence ATGAAAAAACTACTGAGGGATTTTATCACCGGGCTAAATAAATTTGAAGAAGATGAAATACAATTTATTGTAGAAAATACTGATGTCAGAGCTTTTCAAAAAGGTGAGATAATACAAAGGGAAGGAAACGTTTGTGATACTTGTTATTTTGTTTTAAAAGGTTGTATACGTCAGTATCAGCTAGCTGACGGAGAAGAAAGGACTACCGCATTTTTTATTGAGGGCGAGCCTGCCGTTCTTTATTCTAGTTATCTGGAGCAGGCTCCTTCTGCCTACTGGCTGGTTTGTACTGAAGATTGTATTTTGATTACAGGCACTCGTGAACAGGAATATGAGTTGCATAGAAAGTATCCCAAGCTGAAATATCTGGTGCATACTTTAATGACTCAGGATTATTCCAAGATTGAATATCGAATGAATTTGCTCAATCATCATAAACCTGAAGAAAGATACAGGATTCTTATGAAGATGCAACCCGAGCTTTTAAACAGGGTTCCTTTACATCAAATTGCCAGCTATATCGGTGTTACCCCGGAATCTTTCAGCAGGATCAGAAAACGTTTAATGGAAAATGATAAATCGAAATGA
- a CDS encoding arylsulfatase has product MKRRNPTLNRYQLPIPKIYPKTVTPLDIRNAPKPEPIEELRPPKDAPNILIVLIDDMGFGASSAFGGPCYMPNAERLAQNGLKYNRFHTTALCSPTRAALLSGRNHHSVNMAGITECATPNPGYNTVRPESMATIAQTLVMNGYNTAAFGKMHQTPVWETSIAGPFDRWPTGEGFEKFYGFIGGETNQWNPSLIADTIPIDAPNDPEYHFSVDITNKAINYIRQQKTMVPDKPFFVYLSFGATHAPHHAPKEWIEKYKGKFDHGWDKQRKITLEKQKALGVVPQDCVLSERSQEIPAWDSLNENEKTTAARLMEAYAGFAEHTDHQVGKLLSTLEEIEALDNTLIFYILGDNGASGEGGITGSVNEMAALNNSPDTTENILNHLDDIGTPMAYNHYPVGWAHAMDTPYQWTKQIASHWGGTRTGMITHWPNGIASKNEIRHQWCHVIDVVPTILEAVKIPHPQFVNGIQQEPIEGISFAYSFDDPKAPDRHNTQYFEIFTNRGIYHEGWSACTIHSIPWVLAGANKNFNDDNWELYAPGDWSQANNVASQYPDKLKELQALFLIEASKYKVFPLDDRKAERFNSDLAGRPDLLQGRKTMTLYPGMSHLNENTVLNIKNKSFSVTAKVELKDDTTNGAIIAQGGRFAGWSLYMKNGYPVFCYNWFNRQHYYIGSREQLSTGEHFIHFEFKYDGGGIGKGGTGILYADDHEIAQGRIENTVPFVFSADDFMDIGKDSGAPVTEDYGSYQGVFTGTINWVKINIGSEVNDDPVGKEHAYLVRQ; this is encoded by the coding sequence ATGAAAAGAAGAAACCCCACCTTAAACAGATATCAACTTCCTATACCAAAAATATATCCGAAAACAGTAACTCCTTTGGATATACGCAATGCTCCAAAACCTGAACCAATAGAAGAATTAAGACCACCTAAGGATGCCCCGAATATCCTTATCGTGTTGATCGATGATATGGGTTTTGGTGCCAGCAGCGCTTTCGGAGGACCATGTTATATGCCAAATGCAGAAAGACTTGCCCAAAATGGTTTAAAATATAACCGCTTCCACACCACAGCCTTATGTTCGCCCACCAGAGCAGCATTGCTGTCAGGTAGAAATCATCATTCAGTAAATATGGCTGGAATAACCGAATGTGCCACTCCAAATCCAGGTTATAATACAGTGAGGCCGGAAAGTATGGCTACCATCGCACAAACACTGGTTATGAATGGTTATAACACAGCTGCATTTGGTAAAATGCACCAGACACCAGTATGGGAAACGAGTATAGCGGGACCATTCGACCGCTGGCCAACAGGAGAAGGTTTTGAAAAATTCTATGGATTCATAGGAGGAGAAACCAATCAATGGAACCCTTCCTTAATAGCAGACACCATCCCAATTGATGCTCCGAATGATCCTGAATATCACTTCAGTGTTGACATTACCAATAAAGCGATTAATTACATAAGACAGCAGAAAACTATGGTTCCTGATAAACCATTCTTTGTCTACCTGTCTTTCGGAGCCACACATGCTCCCCACCATGCACCAAAAGAATGGATAGAAAAATACAAAGGAAAATTCGACCATGGATGGGATAAACAAAGAAAGATTACCCTGGAAAAACAAAAGGCTCTCGGAGTGGTTCCCCAAGATTGTGTTTTATCGGAAAGATCACAGGAAATACCAGCATGGGACAGTCTGAACGAAAATGAAAAAACAACAGCCGCAAGACTCATGGAAGCTTATGCCGGATTTGCAGAGCACACTGACCATCAAGTGGGCAAATTATTATCTACACTGGAAGAAATCGAAGCTTTGGACAATACCCTTATATTTTACATTCTCGGAGATAATGGTGCAAGCGGTGAAGGAGGAATTACCGGTAGTGTGAACGAAATGGCGGCATTGAATAATTCTCCTGATACTACGGAAAATATTTTGAATCATTTAGACGACATAGGAACTCCTATGGCTTATAATCATTATCCTGTAGGTTGGGCTCATGCAATGGACACTCCATATCAATGGACGAAACAGATTGCATCACATTGGGGAGGTACAAGAACCGGAATGATCACTCACTGGCCTAATGGTATCGCTTCAAAGAACGAAATTCGTCACCAGTGGTGCCATGTCATCGATGTTGTTCCTACAATACTAGAAGCAGTTAAAATCCCGCACCCACAATTTGTTAACGGAATTCAGCAGGAACCTATAGAAGGTATAAGTTTTGCATACAGCTTCGATGATCCGAAAGCTCCGGACAGACACAATACACAGTACTTTGAAATTTTTACCAACAGAGGTATATACCATGAGGGTTGGTCTGCTTGTACTATCCATTCTATCCCTTGGGTTCTTGCAGGAGCAAATAAAAATTTTAATGATGATAATTGGGAGCTTTATGCACCGGGAGACTGGAGTCAGGCCAATAATGTTGCATCTCAATATCCTGATAAACTCAAAGAACTTCAGGCATTATTCCTGATAGAAGCCTCCAAATACAAAGTCTTCCCATTAGATGACCGAAAAGCTGAACGATTCAATTCAGACCTTGCCGGCAGACCTGATCTTCTGCAGGGACGTAAAACCATGACGTTATACCCGGGAATGAGTCATCTGAATGAAAATACTGTTCTTAACATAAAAAATAAATCGTTTTCAGTTACAGCTAAAGTTGAACTTAAAGATGACACCACTAATGGTGCTATAATAGCCCAAGGAGGAAGATTTGCAGGCTGGTCTCTTTATATGAAAAACGGATATCCTGTTTTCTGTTATAACTGGTTCAACAGACAACACTATTATATTGGCAGCAGAGAACAGCTTAGTACTGGAGAACATTTTATACACTTCGAATTCAAATATGATGGTGGTGGTATAGGTAAAGGAGGAACAGGAATATTATATGCGGACGATCATGAAATAGCTCAGGGTCGTATTGAAAATACGGTTCCGTTTGTATTCTCTGCTGATGATTTTATGGATATAGGAAAAGATTCAGGAGCTCCGGTTACAGAGGATTATGGCTCCTATCAGGGAGTTTTTACAGGTACTATAAATTGGGTAAAAATCAATATAGGCTCTGAAGTGAATGATGATCCTGTAGGAAAGGAACATGCATATCTGGTAAGGCAATAA